The DNA window TTATTTTTTTCTGAAATAATCCCTCGAAGACCATTGTTTGCTTTTGCTATATCGATAATTTCTTCTCTTCGTTCTTCTTGCCGTTTGCGCGCACTGTCAATTTTCCATTGTTTTCTGCTAAATGTTTGAGCCAGATCGCAGAGTAGTACTAAAATTTTTGAAGGAATTTTTAGCTTGGTTCCAGGTTCCACTTTCAATCGTATATCCGGGAAAAAAGTGGGTAGAAGATCAAATCTTTCTTTCTTCTTTTTCTCTATTACTTCATTTTCTTTCATTTATTATCACCTTTTTTAAAGAACCTCCATCTTTTTATTATTAAATTTCCAAAGACTTGTCAAATGATTATTTTTTTGTTAGTATTGAAACCAGTTTAAAGTTTTTAATTAAAAAACATTATGGCAGTTCCAAGAAAAAAACATACTAAAAGCCATCGGAATAATCGCCGGAGGAATATTTTTATTACTCCGCCATCTTTAAATAAATGTTCAAAATGCGGAAAGTTTGTTTTGCCGCATGCTATTTGTTGGAATTGCGGTTATTACAAGGGCTTTGAGGTAATAAATGTTCTGCAAAAATTGGAGAAGAAAGAAAGAAAACAAAGAGAAAAAGAAATTAAAACAAAGGAAGGCGAGGCCCAAGAAGAAAAGCCCTTGAGCGCAGAGGGTTTGTCAAAAAAATAAACAGTAAATTTTAAATTATGTCCAGCCGACATCTTTCTCGTTCTATCGCCATGCAGAGTTTGTATGAGTGGGATTTTTACGGCCAAAAACCGGAGGCTCTTAAAAAAATTGTTGAAAGAAACATAAAAGAATTCGGTCCCGGATTGGAAAGCGTGGATTTTATTTGGAAATTGATTGACGGAGTGACTTCTAATTTATCCCAGTTAAACCAGATTATTGAAAAAACCGCACCCGAATGGCCTTTGGAACAAATCACAATAATCGACAGGAATGTTTTAAGAATCGGTCTTTATGAGTTGATTTACGAAGACAAAAGCGAAGTTCCTCCCAAGGTGGCGATTAACGAAGCTATAGAATTAGCCAAGAATTTTGGCGGTGAGAGTTCGGGAAAGTTCATTAACGGAGTTCTGGGCACGGTTTACAAAGAAATGGAAAAAATAAGCGGAGCCAAAGAAGAAAAAAAAGAAAATAAAAAAGTCTGATTTTTTATGCGAGAATTTTCTTTGCTTGAAAAAAAATTAAATTTAAACTTTAAAAACAAAAAACTTTTAACCCAGGCTTTTGTTCACCGGTCTTTTTTGAACGAAAATCCGGACTTTAAAATAGGGAATAATGAAAGATTGGAATTCTTAGGAGATGCCGTTTTGGAGCTGGTTGTGACGGAATATCTTTACCAAAAATATCCTAAAAAATCCGAAGGAGAGCTGACTAATTGGCGGGCGGCCTTGGTGAATGCCGATTCTCTGGCGAAAATCGCCGAAAGAATCGGTTTGAATAATTTTCTTTTGCTTTCCAAGGGAGAGTCAAAAGAAATGAACAAAGCCCGGAGATACATACTGGCTAATACCATAGAGGCCTTTATCGGCGCCCTTTATCTTGATTTGGGATATAAAGCGAGCCAGGAATTTATAAAAAAACAAGTTATAAAAGAACTTCCCCAGATAATAAAATCAGGCTCTTACAAGGATTCCAAATCCCATTTTCAAGAGAAAGCTCAGGAAAAAACGACCGTTACCCCCACTTATAAAATTCTAGAAGAATGGGGGCCGGACCACGCCAAGCACTTTAAGGTGGGAGTTTTTTTGAAAGAAGGATTGATTGCCGAAGGAGAGGGCTCTTCCAAGCAGGAAGCCGAAGTAAAGGCCGCTGAAAAAGCTTTGAAAATTAAAGATTGGCTCTAAATTTAAAAAGAAATTATTAAAACAAAATTTATGTTGTCAATAAGATTAAAAAGAATAGGGAAAAAAAATCAACCATCGTTTAAGGTTATTGTTACGGAAAAAAAGAAATCATCTAAAGGCGGAACCAGGATTGAAGAATTGGGTTTTTTTAATCCTTTAACTAAAAAAATATCTTTAAAAAAAGAAAGAATTTTATATTGGCTGAGCAAAGGAGCCAAATGTTCCGATACCATTCATAATTTATTAATCAAACAAAAAATTTTAGAAGGCAAGAAAATTGCCGTTCATAAAAAAAGCAAAAAGAAAGAAGAGGTAAAACCCTCTGTTCCCGGTGAAAAACCTGCAGTTCCGGCAGCTCCGGAAAAGACACCGGAAAAAATCGCAGAACAAAAACCCGTAGAACAACCAAAACCATCCGAAGAAAAAAAAGAAACTGTTTCGCCGGAGCCTCCGCCAGAAAAGGAAAAACCCTTGGAAGAAAAAAAATAGAATCCGGATAAAAAAGCAATTCTTGCCCGAGTTAATCTCGGGCTTTTTTAATAAAAAAACCGCAAGACTTTTGTCTTCTATTTTTGTTATCAACAGTTTTTGTGGTAAAATAAAAAAATAATCAAAAAGGCGAAGTAAGCATTAATACGAAGTAAGCATTAATACGAAGTAATCTCTAATACGAAGTAATCTTTAATACGAAGTAAGCATTAATATTCAGAATAATATGCGAAAAAAGGAATTTTCAAAAAAACAAAAAACCGAAGAAATGGTTTCCATTATTGCTCATCAACTAAAAAGCCCGGTTGCGGCGATAAAAGGATATTTAGAGGCCTTGATTTCCGGAGATTGCGGCCAAATCAATAATTTTCAAAAAGAATATTTATCCGATGCTTTAGAGAACCTGATCAAAATGTCCGGATTTATTGATAATCTTTTGGATGTTTCCCGGATTGAAGAAGAGCATTTTGAAGTCAAACTGAAACCTACATCCCTGGAAAACGTAGCGGAAAAAGTTATTTCCGATTTGTCCGTTTGGACAGAAGCCAGCAACTGCAAAGTTCTTTTTGAAAAACCCGAGAGCTCTCTTCCTAAGGTTTTGACCGACCCTGATAAAATTGAAAAAGTTATCCAGAATTTAGTTACCAATGCCGTAAAATATAAAAAAATAGGTCCGGGCAATATTGAAATAAAAATAGAAAAAGAAGGCCAAAAAATTTTATTTTCCTGCAAAGATAATGGAATCGGAATCCCTCAAGAAGATTTAAAAAAAGTTTTTACTAAATTTTACCGCTCAAAAAAAGCCATGACGATTGATATTTTTGCTTCAGGAATAGGCCTTTATATAAATAAAGCCACAATTGAGCTTAGTGGCGGAAAAATTTGGTTTGTCAGAAACAAGAAGGGCGGTACGACCTTTTATTTCACTTTGCCTATTGTCAAAAATTAAAACATGAGTGAAGAAAAACAAAAAATATTAATGATAGAAGAGGACCGTTTTTTAAGGAAGATTTATAAAAATAAATTATCAAAAGAAAACTTTGAATTCATTGAGGCTACCAACGGAGAGGAAGGCTTGAATAAAGTAATTTCTGAAAATCCGGATGTCGTTTTGCTGGATTTGATTCTAACAAGAAAAAGCGGTTTTGATGTTTTGGTTGAAATGAAGAGAAACAGAAAAACCAAAAAAATTCCCGTTATCATTCTTTCCAACCTTGGCCAGGAATCAGACATTCAGAGGGGTCTTTCTTTGGGAGCAAAAGAATATTTGGTTAAAACTGAAATTAGTCTTTCTGATGTGGTTAATAAAATAAAAGAATGGGCGGTTAAAATAAAAACATGATAATTACGGAAAATCTTTTAAAAAAAATTTTAGTTGATACTGAAATAATTTCTTTAAAAGATTTCAATTTAGCCATAGACCAAGCCTGCCAGAAATCAGAGCCTCTTGAGCAGATAATTATAGAAAAAGGATTTATTTCCGACGATGAATTAGGACAGCTTATTGCCGATGAAATCGGCTTTCCTGTTATTAATTTAAGAAAAATAAAGATAAACAAAGAAGTTTTAAGCATAGTTCCCGAGATAGTGGCAAAAAAACAAGAAATAATTGTTTTTGAAAGGATAAAAGAAGGATTGAAGGTTGCAATGGCTAATCCCGAAAATTTGGAAATAAGAGAATTTATTGAAAGAAAAACAGGGGAAAAGGTTATCCCTTATTTTGCCACCAAAAACAGTATCAAAGATTCTTTTAAATTTTACAGGAAAGAAATCAAAGAAGAGTTTGAAGAAATTATCGGAAAAAATATAGAAGATTTAAAAAAAGTAAAAGACAAAGAAGAGCCTCTGCCGGCAATAAAAACAGTGGATTTGATTTTAAATTCGGGTTATGAAAATCGGGCTTCCGACATCCACATTGAGCCTTATGAAAATAAAATAATATTAAGATATCGAATTGACGGAGTTTTGCACGACGTTTTAACCCTGCCTAAAGAAGTTCAGGATTTTTTAGTTTCAAGAATTAAAATCATGGCTCGCTTGAGGACCGACGTTCATGATGCCGCCCAGGACGGGCATTTTTCCTTTCCAACCGCCAACGAAAAAGTTGATGTCCGGGTTTCAGTTGTTCCCATTGAAGAAGGAGAAAAAATAGTGATGAGAGTATTGGCGGAAAAATCAAAAAAATTCGACCTTAAAGAGCTGGGCTTTCTTCCTAAAGACCTGAATCTTATCAAGGAAAATTTAAAAAAGCCCTGGGGAATGATTATTTCTTCGGGTCCCACAGGTTGCGGAAAAACTACGACGCTGTATGCATTGTTAAAAATTTTAAACACCCGCGATGTTAATATAATGACCATTGAAGACCCGATTGAGTATGACATCGAAGGGATTAATCAAATTCAGGTTAATGCAAAAACCCATTTGACTTTTTCCAAAGGGTTAAGATCGATAATGAGACAGGACCCCAATATCATAATGGTCGGGGAAATAAGAGATTCCGAAACCGCTAAACTCGCGGTAAGCGCCGCCATGACCGGCCACTTGGTTCTTTCAACTTTCCATGCCATTGACGCTTCAACGGTTTTAACCAGGCTTACTGACATAGGAATTGAACCCTATATCATATCTTCCACAGTCAACATTATTATTGCCCAAAGATTAGTCCGGAAAATTTGCCCTAAATGCATTGAAAGCTATGAAATTTCATCTCAGAAATTAGAAGTTCTTCTGTCCAAAGATTTAATTTCTAAGTTGCCAAAAACTAAAAAAGGAAACATCTGTCTTTTTAAAGGAAAAGGATGTCCGGTTTGTCAGAAAACCGGATATTTGGGAAGAGTGGGTATTTTTGAAATTTTGGAAATGAACGACCCTATTAAAAAATTGGTAATGGAAAAAGCCAATGCTTCTCAAATTAGAAATGAGGCCTTAAAGTCGGGGATGACTCCGATGATTGACGACGGTCTGTTGAAGGCGGAAAACGGCTTAACGACCCTCGAAGAAATTTTAAAAGCAGTAAAATAAACCTATGTTTAATTTTCAAAAAGAAAAAATGTTATTTGCCGAGCATCTTTCTTTGTTAATCAAGGGCGGAACAACCCTTAACGAGGCATTGGACATTTTGAAAGAAGAATCAAAATCAAGAACCTTTAAAAAAGCCCTGGACAGTGTTTCCAAAAGAATTTTAGAAGGAGAAAGCCTGAATAAAAGCTTGGCAAGATATCCTAAAATTTTTAATAAATTTTTTCAAAACGTGGTAAAAGTAGGGGAGGAAAGCGGAACTCTTGAGGAAAATTTAAAATATTTGAGCCTTTGCCTTAAAAACCAATACTCCTTAAAACAAAAATTATTGGGCGCCTTGATGTATCCCATTATTGTTATTGCCTTAGCTTTAGTTATTGTTTCAGGAACCATGATTTTTATTTTGCCAAAATTATTTACCACACTAAATGTTATTGAAGCTCAACTGCCTTTATCTACCAAAATTTTATTTGGAATCAGTGTTTTTATACAAAAATACTGGATTTTTTTAATAGTAATTTTTATTTTTTTAATTTTAATTTATAAAATTTTTAATTATATAAAAATTACCAGGTTTTATTTTCATAAAATTATTTTTTTTATGCCTTTTTTCGGAACTACCAATAAAAATAGCAATTTGGCTGAATTTTCCCGGGTTTTTTTCACTCTTCTGAAAAGCGGAGTGCCGATTCTGGAAGCTTTTGATATTTGCAATGAAACGGTAACCAGTGATGTTTATAAAAAATATTTGAAATTAGTAAAAGCTCGCGTTGAAAAGGGACAAAAGCTCAGCAAATCTTTTAAGGCGTTTCCTAAGATTTTTCCTTCAATTTTTTCCCAGATGATTTTGGTCGGTGAAAAGTCAGGAACCCTGGAAGAAAGCATGTCTTATTTGGCTGAGTTTTACGAACAGGAAGCCGACTCGGCTCTTAAAAACTTTTCTGCAATAATAGAACCTATTCTGTTAATTTTAGTCGGATTTTTTGTTGCTTTCATTGCTCTATCCATAATTACTCCAATTTATCAGATTACCAGTAATCTGTCTCAATAATTTATAATCTATGACCGTAAAGAAATCTCAGAAAGCTTTTACTTTGATTGAGATTTTGCTTGTGATTGGAATATTTTCAATCTTGGCGATTCTTACTTTGCCTTTATCTTTGGATTTTTATAAAAAATACCAGCTTGATATTTATACTCAGGAAATCGTTCAGGCCCTAAGAAGAGCTCAATTAAAGTCAATGTCAGTTGAGCAAGATTCAAGATTCGGAATTTATTTAGCCGAAGGAAACTATGTTTTATTCAGGGGCAATTCTTATGCGGTCCGGGAATTGCAATATGATGAAATTTTTGACATTCCTTATAATATTTCTTTAAGCGGGTTGTCGGAAATAGTTTTTTCTAAACTATCTGGCCTGCCATCGGTTAGTGGCGATATTATTTTAACCAATGGCAACGAAGAAAGAATTATAAATATTAATAGCATAGGAAGAATAAGTTATAAAATAAAATTAGTATCACCACCTCCTCCGCCACCGCTCAATTGTTGGGGAACCGGAGGTTCTTGCGATTCTCTTTGTCAATATTTAAACTATGGAACTTTAACGAGTTATTATGTAAACCCAGGTTGTGCCACTTCTTGTCTTGCTACCGGTTCAATTTATGTAGGCCCAAGTGGTTTTTGTAGCACAGACGGTACGGGTAATTGTTATAAAATGGAAAGTCCTGCTGTTCAATACACTTCCTCTTCTCAGGGAACAAGTTGCAGAGGCGCTTGTTCGGGAGTATGCAGGCCTTGTACTCTTCTCCGCACCCAATCAACATGTATTAACCAACGTGGTTGTAGTTGGGTTTCAGGAAGATGTCTAGGAACATGTTTGTCGTGTTCTGATTCTTATTTTAATAATAGGGTCTTATGCGAGAATCAAAGAATTTGTTCTTGGGCAGATACAAGTTGGTATTGGAATTTAAGTAATTCTCAAAATGGATACAATTCTTATGTTACATGTCAATGGTATTGATAAAAACAAGGGTCAATCTCTTATGGAGTTATTAATTGCCATAGGAGTTTTTATTATATTATTTAGCGGTATAGTTTTTTTAATATTAAACGATTATACTTCAAGCCTTTTAACTCAGGAAATGAACACAGCGAATTTTTTAGCCGGAGAAGGGATCGAGGTTACAAAATCTATTCGGGATAATTCTTGGGATGACTTAATAATCGGGGAACACGGTTTGGCAATTTCCGAGAACAAATGGATTTTTCAAGGCATAGAAGAAAATATAAGCAGCCAGCTTAGAGACGGGAAAAGAAAGATAATCGTAAATACCATAAATTCAGACAAAAAAGAAATAATTTCTAAGGTAACCTGGAAATTAAATGAAGCTCGTTCTCAAGAAGTTATTCTAGTTACTTATCTTACTAACTGGCAAAAGATTTTATCTTTTTTACCTGATGTTTTTTTTGATTCGGACAAATACTCAGTTTCAGAAGACGGAGGAAGCGTTATTATTCCAGTTGAACTTTCTGCCTCGAGCAGTAATGAAATTTCAGTAGATTATATAACAAGCGATGACACGGCAATGGGTTGTTCTGTGTGTAATGCTGATTGTGACTATATTACCGCTTCAGGAACCTTAAACTGGGTTCAAGGCGATAATTCTCCAAAGACCTTTGTTATTACTATTTGCAATGATTCTATTAAAGAAACAGAAAATGAAACGCTTAATCTTTTTTTGATTAATCCGGTTAATGTTAATTTGGGTAATCCCAGTATGGCTGTCCTGACAATAAAGGATGATGATAAACCACATCAAAACTGTTGGGGAACAGGAGGTTCTTGTGATTCTCTTTGTCAGTATGCCAATTATGGCTCTCTAAATAGTTATTATACTAATTTTGGCTGTACTTCTACCTGTCCTGTTGCCGGTTCTTTCTATATTAATTTTAGTGGAGCTTGCAGTAATAATGGAACAGGTTTTTGTTATAAGATGGAAAATTTTTTAACTCGATTTACTTCTTGTTCTCAGGGAGCAAGTTGCGGAGTAGCTAATTGTTCGGGAGCATGCACGCCTTGTAATAATTTTTACACTGAACTAGCTTGCCTTAATCAACTTGGTTGTCGTTGGCTTATAAGCCCTGAAGAAGGAGAGGGAACCTGTGCAGGAACATGTCGGTCGTGTTCTAATTTTAACAATAGAGCTTTATGCGAAAATCAAAGAGGTTGTATTTGGACAGACGCAAGGTGGAATTGGACCTTAAGTAATTCTCGAACAGGTTATTCTTCCTATGCTAGCTGTACTTGGTACTAGTAATAAATGATTAAAAACATGAAAGGATTTACTTTTATTGAATTAATAATTTACATAGCCATTCTTTCTGTTATTTTAGTTTTAGTTGGCAATCTTACTTGGAATATTATTCAAGGCAATACCAAGAATGCTTCTTATAGAGAAGTTCAGCAAAATATCAGTTTTGCTATGGAAAAAATTACTAAAGACCTTAGGCTAGGCTCCAACCCCAATATTTTTTCTGTTTTAGATGGAGTTCTTTACCAGAACAATATTCCTCTTACTACCGCTCAAGTTAAGGTAATAAATTTCCAAATTACTCCCATTGCTAATACTTATAAAATTGGCTTAAGTATTGAATACAATAATCCTAGCAACAGAAATGAATATAAAGCAGCGATAGTTTTAAACTCAACGGTAACTTTAACGGCAATAGGCAGCGTGCCTTCTCAGGGCTGTTGGGGAATCGGAGGCTCTTGCGACCCTATTTGTCAACATAATAGTTACGGTTCTTTAATCAGTTACTATGCTAATCCTGGTTGTACTTCTACCTGTCCTGTTGCCGGTTCTTTCTATATTAATTCCGGTGGCGCTTGCAGTAATGATGGAACAGGTTCTTGCCACAAGATGGGAAATTCTTTAACTGCATCTACTTCTTGTTCGCAGGGAGCAAGTTGTGGAGGCACTTGCTTGGGGATATGTACTCCCTGTTCAGGTTTAAATCAGGCCCAGTGTTCTCAACAACAGCGTTGCCGGTGGTTTTCTTTTTCTGGAGGGCGGTGTTTTGGTCGGTGCACTATCTGTAGTAATTTTTCCGACCAAACTTTTTGTCAAAATCAATTAGGATGTTCATGGCAGAGCACAGGATGGAATTGGACCCTAAGTAATTCTCAAGGAGGTTATTCTTCCTACGCTAATTGTGAATGGTATGTCCAATAATAATCAAAAAAATCAAGAGGGATATATTGCTTTAATTTCAGTAATTACGGCTTCGGCAATAGCTTTAATGATAGTGATTAGCGCCGGCTTATTAGGCATTTCTGATTTAAAGATGGAGTTGCAAAAAATCCAGTCTTTGCAATCTTATTATCTGGCCAATCTCTGTGCTGAACATTCTTTAATGCGACTAAAAGAAAATATGAGTTATAATGGAGACGAGACAATAAATTTGGCGGAGGGCACCTGCCGGATTTTACCGATTGAAGGAAACTGGACCGTAAAAGTTTTTGCCAGTTCTTCCGGGCAGGTCAGAAAGATGAAAATAATAATTAGCCAAATTAATCCCAAAATGTCTATTTATTCTTGGGAAGAAGTAGCTGAATTTTAATTCCATGGTTAATTTTTATAAAAAACAATTTTTGAGTTTTAATATATCTGATTATTCAGTAGAGCTGATTTCGCTGAAGGGCTTTTTGGAATCTCCTGAAATTAGAGTTTTTGGCAGAACGGTGCTTGAAAAGGGAACGGTTGAAAACGGTAAAATTTTAAACAAAGAAAAGTTAAAAGATTCTATTCAAAAATTAATTAAAAATCCCGATTTTGGAAAACCAAAAACAAAAAAAATAATTTTTTCAATACCCGAGTCAAAAACCCTTTTTTGCACCTTTGAGCTTCCAAAAGACCTGGAAGGAGACGAAGAAGAAGAGCTTAATTTCATAAAGAGAGAGGCGGAACAAACTTTTCCTTATTCGCTGGAAGACCTTTATTTGGATTTTAAAATCAACAATAAAGAAGTTTTTTTGTTTGCCGTTCCCAGGGAAACAACGGACGAGTTTTTAGAAATTTTTAAAGATTGCAAGTTAGAACCTGTAATTTTTGAGCCGGAATCGGAAAGTCTTTTTCGTTCTTTAATCAAAGGAAAAAAAGACCCCATTCTAATTGTTGATATTGGCGAGAAAACCACCGATTTTAGCGTTTTCAACAAAGGTTTTTTAAAAACAAGCATTTCAATTGAAACCGCGGGAAACAAATTTACGCAATCTATTTCAGAAGGCCTGAAAGTTTCTTTTAAAGAAGCTCAGAAGCTGAAAGAAAAATTTGGATTAAGTCCGGAAAAGAAACAAGGAAAAATATTTTTAATTCTTCAAAAAGAAGTCAGAGAAATTATTGATGAAATAAAAAAAATTGAAGATTATTTTAAGAACAAAGAAAGCAAAGGCCTTGAAAAAATAATTCTGACCGGAGGTTCGGCACTCTTGCCTTGTTTTTCAGAATATCTGGCTGAAAATTTGCAAAAATCTGTAATTATCGGCAGCCCTTTGGAAAATATTAATATAGACGATTTACCAAACAGAAAAACTTTTAAAATGAAGTCTGTTATTTATTCAGCGGCAATCGGCTCCGCTTTGAGGGGATTGGACAAAGATCCGGAAAATTCAGGAATTAATTTGATAAAGGAAATAAAAAACAAAACTCCTAAAAAAAGACAAACGTCCGAAACTGATTTACCATCTCCTAAAAAATCATCTGCCCGGAAATTGCCGCGGAAAAAAATTTTAATTTGGATTGCGGTTGCAAGCGCAATTGGAATTTCAGCAATCCTTGCGATTAAGTTTGTGCCGGGATTATTTAATTCGCAAGAAAAAAAATTTGAAAACAAAGAAGTGCCGGCAGTTTCTCCGGTCCTTCCGGAGGAAGAATTAATCAACCCTAATCCTATTCCGGAGCCTCAAGGGGGATTAGAAGTAGTTTCCAGCAGCAGTGAAGAAAAAAAAGAAGAAGAAAAGGGTTTAGAAATAACTAATCCTAAATTAAAGATTACAGATACGCCGACCGGATGGCTCAATGTCCGCGATGAAGCTTCCTTTGACGGAAAAGCGATTACAAAAGTTTACCCTGACGAGGAATACGAATATACCGACGAAAAAGACGGTTGGTACAGGATTATTTTGCAAGATAAAACAGAGGGATGGGTTTTTGGGGGTTATATTATAAAGATTTAAAATTTACTGAAATTTGTTTTTTAGTTATTCACAGCCTTGCTCTTCTAAAAAATTTTTAAAAAGGTAAAATTAAAAAAAGACCAAAAAGGTCGAGGATAAATATTATATTTTTGTATTTAAACTTATGAAAAACAAGGGTTTTACTTTAATCGAATTATTGATAGTAGTTGGAATTTTAGCTGTTTTAATAGGCGCAATAGCTGCTGCAGTTAACCCGCCGAAACAATTTGCCAAAGCCAATAATTCTCGACGCTGGGCGGATATTATGAATATTATGAATGCGGTTTCCCAAAATATAATTGAAGGAAAAGGAGTGTTTACCACATCTTCATCGTGCACACAGCTTATTCCTACGACAACCGCCACTAACATACAAAAGACAGGAGGTTATGACCTTTGTGCTTGCATAGTTCCCAACTTCATAGGAAGTTTGGCAGTGGATCCGTTGCAAGGCTCTCCGGCCAATGGAGTAACAGATTGCGCCGCAGCTTATAGCACATATTACCAGATTCAACGAAACGAAATTACCGGCCGAATAACAATTACTGCTCCTCTTGCCCAATCAGAAGGCGGAACAACACCTGTAATTTCTCTTACCCGTTAATTTATTAAAATTTTAAAGACACCAGAAATTAACCCTGACTTTTTGTTAGGGTTTTTTCGTTGATAAAATTATTGAGGGGTTGACAAGGGTTAATTAATTTTCTAATATTAAAGCGCATGATAAATACCGTTATTAATTTGAAGAAACAAAAACAAAGAAGCGGTTAAAATATTCTGGGAATTTTAGTTCTCAGAACAATCGCTTCTAAAAGAAGCGGTTTTTTATTGAAGGACTATTGATAGAGCGCGAAAGAACTTTGAAAATTAATGATTATTAATTACTAGCCAAGAGATGCACTTACATAATATATATTAAAGGCAGATGGTGGATGCCCTGGGAGACTGCGGCGAAGAAGGACGTGGCGTAGCTGCGATAAGCTTCGGGGAGGTGCTTAGCAACCTATGATCCGGAGATTTCCGAATGGGGAAACCTATTCTGATGATGAATCAGAATGTCTCAATTTAAAATTGAGAAGCAAACCCGCTGAAGTGAAACATCCTAGTAAGCGGAGGAAAATAAAAAAAGTTCCGACTTGTCGGAATCATTTCCTTAGTAGCGGCGAGCGAAAAGGAAGGAGCTCAAACCTTTTTTGATGCAAATCGAGAGAGGGGTAGTAAGAAGATAACGTTGGGGGCATTTCTGGTGCACAGAAATGCTTTCTAAGGAGAACATTTAGGCAAAGTTTGATTAGTCGAAATACCCTGGAAAGGGATACCATAGAGGGTAAAAGTCCCTTAGGCGAAAATCACTTTGTGCTCCTTGTTATTTATCTTGAGTACTTCGGGAAAAGACAAACCTGAAGGAAGCAGGCTGAACTATCAGCCAAAGCTAAATACGTCAGTCTCACCAATAGTGAACCAGTACCGTGAGGGAAAGGTGAAAAGTA is part of the Candidatus Nealsonbacteria bacterium genome and encodes:
- the rpmF gene encoding 50S ribosomal protein L32 → MAVPRKKHTKSHRNNRRRNIFITPPSLNKCSKCGKFVLPHAICWNCGYYKGFEVINVLQKLEKKERKQREKEIKTKEGEAQEEKPLSAEGLSKK
- the nusB gene encoding transcription antitermination factor NusB; the protein is MSSRHLSRSIAMQSLYEWDFYGQKPEALKKIVERNIKEFGPGLESVDFIWKLIDGVTSNLSQLNQIIEKTAPEWPLEQITIIDRNVLRIGLYELIYEDKSEVPPKVAINEAIELAKNFGGESSGKFINGVLGTVYKEMEKISGAKEEKKENKKV
- the rnc gene encoding ribonuclease III, which gives rise to MREFSLLEKKLNLNFKNKKLLTQAFVHRSFLNENPDFKIGNNERLEFLGDAVLELVVTEYLYQKYPKKSEGELTNWRAALVNADSLAKIAERIGLNNFLLLSKGESKEMNKARRYILANTIEAFIGALYLDLGYKASQEFIKKQVIKELPQIIKSGSYKDSKSHFQEKAQEKTTVTPTYKILEEWGPDHAKHFKVGVFLKEGLIAEGEGSSKQEAEVKAAEKALKIKDWL
- the rpsP gene encoding 30S ribosomal protein S16 translates to MLSIRLKRIGKKNQPSFKVIVTEKKKSSKGGTRIEELGFFNPLTKKISLKKERILYWLSKGAKCSDTIHNLLIKQKILEGKKIAVHKKSKKKEEVKPSVPGEKPAVPAAPEKTPEKIAEQKPVEQPKPSEEKKETVSPEPPPEKEKPLEEKK
- a CDS encoding HAMP domain-containing sensor histidine kinase; protein product: MRKKEFSKKQKTEEMVSIIAHQLKSPVAAIKGYLEALISGDCGQINNFQKEYLSDALENLIKMSGFIDNLLDVSRIEEEHFEVKLKPTSLENVAEKVISDLSVWTEASNCKVLFEKPESSLPKVLTDPDKIEKVIQNLVTNAVKYKKIGPGNIEIKIEKEGQKILFSCKDNGIGIPQEDLKKVFTKFYRSKKAMTIDIFASGIGLYINKATIELSGGKIWFVRNKKGGTTFYFTLPIVKN
- a CDS encoding response regulator, with product MSEEKQKILMIEEDRFLRKIYKNKLSKENFEFIEATNGEEGLNKVISENPDVVLLDLILTRKSGFDVLVEMKRNRKTKKIPVIILSNLGQESDIQRGLSLGAKEYLVKTEISLSDVVNKIKEWAVKIKT
- a CDS encoding GspE/PulE family protein → MIITENLLKKILVDTEIISLKDFNLAIDQACQKSEPLEQIIIEKGFISDDELGQLIADEIGFPVINLRKIKINKEVLSIVPEIVAKKQEIIVFERIKEGLKVAMANPENLEIREFIERKTGEKVIPYFATKNSIKDSFKFYRKEIKEEFEEIIGKNIEDLKKVKDKEEPLPAIKTVDLILNSGYENRASDIHIEPYENKIILRYRIDGVLHDVLTLPKEVQDFLVSRIKIMARLRTDVHDAAQDGHFSFPTANEKVDVRVSVVPIEEGEKIVMRVLAEKSKKFDLKELGFLPKDLNLIKENLKKPWGMIISSGPTGCGKTTTLYALLKILNTRDVNIMTIEDPIEYDIEGINQIQVNAKTHLTFSKGLRSIMRQDPNIIMVGEIRDSETAKLAVSAAMTGHLVLSTFHAIDASTVLTRLTDIGIEPYIISSTVNIIIAQRLVRKICPKCIESYEISSQKLEVLLSKDLISKLPKTKKGNICLFKGKGCPVCQKTGYLGRVGIFEILEMNDPIKKLVMEKANASQIRNEALKSGMTPMIDDGLLKAENGLTTLEEILKAVK
- a CDS encoding type II secretion system F family protein → MFNFQKEKMLFAEHLSLLIKGGTTLNEALDILKEESKSRTFKKALDSVSKRILEGESLNKSLARYPKIFNKFFQNVVKVGEESGTLEENLKYLSLCLKNQYSLKQKLLGALMYPIIVIALALVIVSGTMIFILPKLFTTLNVIEAQLPLSTKILFGISVFIQKYWIFLIVIFIFLILIYKIFNYIKITRFYFHKIIFFMPFFGTTNKNSNLAEFSRVFFTLLKSGVPILEAFDICNETVTSDVYKKYLKLVKARVEKGQKLSKSFKAFPKIFPSIFSQMILVGEKSGTLEESMSYLAEFYEQEADSALKNFSAIIEPILLILVGFFVAFIALSIITPIYQITSNLSQ
- a CDS encoding type II secretion system protein yields the protein MTVKKSQKAFTLIEILLVIGIFSILAILTLPLSLDFYKKYQLDIYTQEIVQALRRAQLKSMSVEQDSRFGIYLAEGNYVLFRGNSYAVRELQYDEIFDIPYNISLSGLSEIVFSKLSGLPSVSGDIILTNGNEERIININSIGRISYKIKLVSPPPPPPLNCWGTGGSCDSLCQYLNYGTLTSYYVNPGCATSCLATGSIYVGPSGFCSTDGTGNCYKMESPAVQYTSSSQGTSCRGACSGVCRPCTLLRTQSTCINQRGCSWVSGRCLGTCLSCSDSYFNNRVLCENQRICSWADTSWYWNLSNSQNGYNSYVTCQWY